The following are encoded in a window of Natronoarchaeum philippinense genomic DNA:
- a CDS encoding mandelate racemase family protein: MAPTITRIESREFEYPLEDVGTDKHGFNLVYEPGETTYRKLFGVKIHTDEGIVGEYVGGNSPAAAQYNIIAKYLIGKNPLKREKHWSEIKRALRKYDRMGMGPIDIALWDFAGKYYDAPIHELLGTYRERIPAYASTYHGDEAGGLDSPEAFADFAEDCLNRGFGGFKIHGWGGGDESRDLTREIEAVRAVGERVGDEMDLMHDPACELETFADALELGRALDEQGFFWYEDPFRDGGISQHAHRKLARKLDTPILQTEHVRGLEVKSDFAGNEATDFLRADPEYDAGITGAMKVAHMAEAYGLDVEFHAPGPAQRHCIAACRNSNYYEMALVHPHCQNTQPPVYDGGYSDMIDTVDDDGTVGVPDGPGLGVEYDWDFIEANTTGAVHTYE; this comes from the coding sequence ATGGCACCGACAATAACGAGGATCGAGAGCCGCGAGTTCGAGTACCCGCTCGAAGACGTTGGGACCGACAAACACGGGTTCAACTTGGTGTACGAGCCCGGCGAAACGACCTACCGGAAACTGTTCGGCGTGAAGATCCACACCGATGAAGGGATCGTCGGCGAGTACGTCGGCGGGAACTCCCCGGCGGCGGCCCAGTACAACATCATCGCGAAGTACCTAATCGGCAAGAATCCGCTAAAGCGCGAGAAGCACTGGTCGGAGATCAAGCGCGCCCTGCGGAAGTACGACCGGATGGGGATGGGCCCCATCGACATCGCGCTGTGGGACTTCGCGGGCAAGTACTACGACGCACCCATCCACGAACTGCTCGGCACCTACCGCGAACGCATTCCAGCGTACGCCTCGACGTACCACGGCGACGAGGCGGGCGGGCTCGACTCGCCCGAGGCGTTCGCCGACTTCGCCGAAGACTGTCTGAACCGGGGCTTCGGCGGCTTCAAGATCCACGGCTGGGGCGGCGGCGACGAGTCCCGCGATCTCACCCGCGAGATAGAAGCCGTCCGCGCGGTCGGCGAGCGCGTCGGCGACGAGATGGATCTGATGCACGATCCGGCATGCGAACTCGAGACGTTCGCGGACGCGCTGGAACTCGGCCGCGCGCTCGACGAGCAGGGATTCTTCTGGTACGAGGATCCCTTCCGTGACGGCGGCATCTCACAGCACGCCCACCGGAAGCTCGCCCGGAAGCTCGACACCCCCATCCTCCAGACCGAACACGTCCGCGGCCTCGAAGTCAAGTCGGACTTCGCGGGCAACGAGGCCACGGACTTCCTCCGCGCGGACCCCGAGTACGACGCGGGAATCACCGGCGCGATGAAGGTCGCACACATGGCCGAGGCGTACGGCCTCGACGTGGAGTTCCACGCGCCCGGCCCGGCCCAGCGCCACTGTATCGCCGCCTGCCGCAACTCGAACTACTACGAGATGGCGCTGGTCCATCCCCACTGTCAGAACACGCAGCCGCCCGTCTACGACGGCGGCTATTCCGACATGATCGATACCGTCGACGACGATGGCACCGTCGGAGTACCGGACGGCCCCGGCCTCGGCGTGGAGTACGACTGGGACTTCATCGAGGCGAACACCACCGGCGCCGTCCACACCTACGAGTGA
- a CDS encoding TRAP transporter substrate-binding protein, whose amino-acid sequence MSNGSSVVSRRSLIKGIGTGAIAATAGCSGLTGGGGGGGGVDMTIASTFEPGHILVQTSEMFKENIEEESDGDISVQISAGGAYGSEDETGEIVSQGGVEAHAAGSFPYFQFAPEYWFFGCPFVLSSYDQLLSVLESDQMQEAHDALVESGNQRPIGQQIYRGARHFTSNSPIRGPSDVDGLNLRLPELDPWVAIWEQVGASPTPIALDELYSALEQGTADASEGGAEQISAFNLHEVQSHLSLTGHLIANGNIYINDDFYQGLDETHQDMIMEVGQSVTETASEESQSSEEDLIQELGEQGMTIVEDVDTEAFQEQAAPAVEQLFENTWAFDWETVRNM is encoded by the coding sequence ATGTCAAATGGGTCATCCGTTGTTAGCAGACGCTCGCTGATCAAGGGTATCGGTACGGGCGCTATCGCAGCGACCGCCGGCTGTTCCGGCCTCACGGGAGGCGGCGGCGGTGGCGGTGGCGTCGACATGACGATCGCCAGTACGTTCGAGCCGGGACACATCTTAGTCCAGACCTCCGAGATGTTCAAGGAGAACATCGAGGAAGAGTCGGACGGCGATATTTCCGTCCAAATCAGCGCCGGCGGTGCCTACGGCTCTGAAGACGAGACCGGCGAGATCGTCAGCCAAGGCGGCGTCGAGGCTCACGCCGCGGGTAGCTTCCCGTACTTCCAGTTCGCGCCCGAGTACTGGTTCTTCGGGTGCCCGTTCGTTCTCTCGAGCTACGACCAGCTGCTGTCGGTCTTGGAGAGTGACCAGATGCAGGAGGCACACGACGCGCTCGTCGAGAGCGGGAATCAACGCCCCATCGGCCAGCAGATCTACCGCGGTGCGCGCCACTTCACCTCGAACTCGCCGATCCGCGGCCCGAGCGACGTCGATGGACTCAACCTGCGCCTGCCGGAGCTCGACCCGTGGGTCGCCATCTGGGAGCAGGTCGGTGCCTCGCCGACCCCGATTGCGCTGGACGAGCTGTACAGCGCGCTCGAACAGGGGACGGCGGACGCATCGGAGGGCGGCGCGGAGCAGATCAGCGCGTTCAACCTCCACGAGGTCCAGAGCCACCTGAGCCTGACGGGCCACCTGATCGCGAACGGGAACATCTACATCAACGACGACTTCTACCAGGGGCTCGACGAGACCCACCAAGACATGATCATGGAGGTCGGCCAGTCGGTGACGGAGACCGCCTCGGAGGAATCCCAGTCGAGCGAGGAGGACCTGATTCAGGAGCTGGGCGAGCAGGGTATGACGATCGTCGAGGATGTCGACACCGAAGCGTTCCAGGAGCAGGCGGCACCGGCAGTCGAGCAACTGTTCGAAAACACGTGGGCCTTCGACTGGGAAACCGTCCGGAATATGTGA
- a CDS encoding UxaA family hydrolase codes for MRTFEGYPRDDGPAGVRNYVAVIPTSVTASPVAAEIADRSAETVRATPHQMGTDPPAAARDQVERTLTGVGSNPNVGAALVVDLGTEAIDADDIADAVAATGRGAATLSIREAGGTAAAVEEGTELARSLREEISGARREERGADELVFAVECGGSDATSGIAANPAVGAACDRLVRDGGTATFSETPEFIGAEHVLAERCADEGVRERLLDRVERREATAELMGVDLRGAQPSPGNQEGGLTTIEEKSLGAISKGGTTPVRGIVDYAERLPTGGGLVLMDTPGYDIESVVGKVAGGAQVVAFTTGRGSTTGNPLAPVIKVTGNPKTADRLAANVDVDASDVIDGESIDAVGERIYETLLAVAGGERTAAERHRLEEFAVNELQPNELAELRGDA; via the coding sequence GTGAGAACGTTTGAGGGCTACCCGCGGGACGACGGCCCCGCCGGTGTACGAAACTACGTGGCAGTGATACCGACGTCGGTCACGGCGTCGCCGGTCGCGGCGGAGATCGCCGATCGATCGGCCGAGACCGTCCGAGCGACGCCGCACCAGATGGGGACCGATCCGCCGGCGGCGGCTCGCGATCAGGTCGAGCGAACGCTGACGGGCGTCGGCAGCAACCCCAACGTCGGCGCGGCGCTGGTCGTCGATCTCGGCACGGAGGCGATCGACGCTGACGATATCGCCGACGCGGTGGCGGCGACCGGGCGCGGCGCGGCGACGCTCTCGATCCGCGAGGCGGGCGGGACGGCGGCCGCAGTCGAGGAGGGAACGGAACTGGCCCGCTCCCTTCGCGAGGAGATCTCCGGCGCGCGCCGGGAGGAACGCGGCGCGGACGAACTAGTCTTCGCCGTCGAGTGCGGCGGCTCCGACGCGACGAGCGGGATCGCCGCCAACCCGGCCGTCGGGGCGGCCTGCGACCGCTTGGTCCGAGACGGCGGCACGGCGACGTTCTCCGAGACGCCGGAGTTCATCGGCGCCGAGCACGTCTTGGCCGAGCGGTGCGCGGACGAGGGCGTCAGAGAGCGACTCCTCGATCGCGTCGAGCGCCGGGAGGCCACGGCCGAACTGATGGGCGTGGACCTGCGAGGCGCGCAGCCGAGCCCCGGCAACCAAGAAGGCGGTCTGACGACCATCGAGGAGAAGAGCCTCGGCGCCATCTCGAAGGGCGGGACGACCCCGGTCCGCGGCATCGTCGACTACGCCGAGCGGCTCCCGACCGGGGGTGGGTTGGTGCTGATGGACACGCCGGGGTACGACATCGAGAGCGTCGTCGGCAAGGTCGCCGGCGGTGCGCAGGTCGTCGCCTTCACGACCGGGCGGGGATCAACGACCGGGAACCCGCTGGCACCCGTGATCAAGGTGACGGGGAACCCGAAGACGGCGGACCGCCTCGCCGCGAACGTCGACGTCGACGCGAGCGACGTGATCGACGGCGAGTCGATCGACGCCGTCGGCGAGCGGATCTACGAGACGCTGCTCGCGGTTGCCGGCGGCGAGCGGACCGCGGCGGAGCGCCACCGTCTGGAGGAGTTCGCCGTCAACGAACTCCAGCCGAACGAACTCGCGGAGTTGCGGGGTGACGCATGA
- a CDS encoding IclR family transcriptional regulator, whose translation MTDDPNRIQAVENVFEIIESVGELERCGVRELAEHMDLPKSTAHVYLKTLEDIGYVINRDGEYHLSLRFLNIGGRARHNMSLYQEGRSEVDELAQTTSEVATIGYEEDGYRVMLYRTEPTGAVFNNAPTGEYTQMHWTALGKAILAQKSDAEVRAIADRHGLPRATEHTIVDQDELLGEIESVRSQGYAVEDEERVKGVRSVAVPIESNGETAGAAISVAGPKHEFDDDRIQEEFLPALQNTANVVELKTKHY comes from the coding sequence ATGACAGACGACCCAAATCGAATCCAAGCGGTCGAAAACGTCTTCGAGATCATCGAGAGCGTGGGGGAACTCGAACGGTGTGGGGTCCGCGAGCTCGCCGAGCACATGGACCTCCCGAAGAGCACGGCCCACGTCTACCTCAAAACGCTGGAGGACATCGGATACGTCATCAACCGGGACGGCGAGTACCACCTCAGTCTCCGGTTTCTGAATATCGGCGGCCGGGCCCGACACAACATGAGCCTCTACCAAGAGGGGCGCAGCGAGGTCGACGAGCTGGCCCAGACGACGAGCGAAGTCGCCACCATCGGCTACGAGGAGGACGGCTACCGGGTGATGCTGTATCGGACGGAGCCGACGGGAGCCGTGTTCAACAACGCGCCGACGGGCGAGTACACCCAGATGCACTGGACGGCGCTGGGCAAAGCGATACTGGCACAGAAATCCGACGCGGAGGTCCGGGCGATCGCGGACCGTCACGGGCTCCCGCGGGCGACGGAACACACGATCGTCGATCAAGACGAGCTGCTCGGCGAGATCGAATCCGTCAGATCCCAAGGGTACGCCGTGGAGGACGAAGAGCGCGTCAAGGGGGTCAGGTCGGTCGCCGTCCCGATCGAGAGCAACGGCGAGACGGCCGGCGCCGCGATCTCCGTGGCGGGGCCGAAACACGAGTTCGACGACGATCGCATCCAAGAGGAGTTCCTCCCGGCGCTCCAGAACACCGCCAACGTGGTCGAGCTCAAGACCAAACACTACTGA
- a CDS encoding TRAP transporter small permease — protein sequence MEIDQSLDLKRDHLLDRIILYSATALFTSTIVLTTLQVFIRLLNLPTFGFLHWTQPAARFVLVIATYLGAAVAIRNNEQIAIQFLLERLANWKPWLGYLVKVLGKLVTAGFLLVALEGTVITTIDDWATSIGGIGFVTSGHLYLGIGIGLALMLLYTAIDLVALVREILAWTGDETSGSQLEEGMADE from the coding sequence ATGGAAATCGATCAATCACTCGACCTGAAGCGGGATCACCTCCTGGACAGGATCATCCTCTACAGCGCGACGGCGCTGTTTACGTCGACGATCGTCCTGACCACGCTTCAGGTGTTCATTCGGCTGTTGAACCTGCCCACGTTCGGCTTCCTTCACTGGACCCAGCCGGCGGCGCGGTTCGTGCTCGTCATCGCGACGTATCTGGGTGCTGCCGTCGCCATTCGGAACAACGAGCAGATCGCGATCCAGTTCCTGCTCGAACGGCTCGCGAACTGGAAGCCGTGGCTCGGCTACTTGGTGAAAGTGCTCGGAAAACTGGTTACCGCCGGCTTCCTGCTCGTCGCCCTCGAAGGGACGGTCATCACGACCATCGATGACTGGGCGACGTCGATCGGTGGAATCGGATTCGTCACGTCCGGTCATCTCTACCTCGGGATCGGCATCGGCCTCGCGCTGATGCTGCTCTACACCGCGATCGACCTCGTGGCGCTCGTACGAGAGATCCTGGCGTGGACGGGCGACGAAACCAGCGGTAGCCAGCTCGAGGAGGGGATGGCCGATGAGTGA
- a CDS encoding SDR family NAD(P)-dependent oxidoreductase, giving the protein MSETFDGETAIVTGASRGIGSGIAIKLAEQGASVIVNYRSSERRAESVVDEIVDRGGEAVAVQADVSDRDDVAAMVEATVDRFGSLDVMVNNAGMTTLGPAEEIDVEDWRRVIDVDLTGVFIGCQAAGRQMQSQADGGAIVNVSSMMGEMGFHMRAPYCAAKAGVINLTRTLAVEWAEDDISVNALAPGFIQTDITDQTQDSAGYTDDDIRRRTPMARYGTVEEMANCVSFLARGDTYVTGEVLRADGGWTSDAWRYHEDRA; this is encoded by the coding sequence ATGAGCGAGACGTTCGACGGAGAGACTGCCATCGTCACGGGTGCATCGAGAGGGATCGGCAGCGGGATCGCGATCAAACTCGCGGAGCAGGGGGCATCGGTGATCGTCAACTACCGCTCTTCCGAACGGCGAGCGGAATCGGTCGTCGACGAGATCGTGGACCGCGGGGGAGAAGCCGTCGCGGTGCAGGCCGACGTGAGCGATCGCGACGACGTGGCGGCGATGGTCGAGGCGACCGTCGATCGCTTCGGCTCGCTGGACGTGATGGTGAACAACGCGGGGATGACGACGCTGGGTCCGGCCGAAGAGATCGACGTCGAGGACTGGCGGCGGGTGATCGACGTGGACCTGACGGGCGTGTTCATCGGGTGTCAGGCGGCGGGCCGGCAGATGCAGTCCCAAGCCGACGGCGGGGCGATCGTCAACGTCTCGTCGATGATGGGCGAGATGGGGTTTCACATGCGGGCGCCGTACTGTGCGGCGAAGGCGGGCGTGATCAATCTCACCCGAACCCTCGCCGTCGAGTGGGCGGAGGACGATATCAGCGTGAACGCGCTCGCGCCGGGGTTCATCCAGACCGACATCACGGACCAGACGCAGGATTCGGCCGGATACACCGACGACGACATCCGTCGACGCACGCCGATGGCGCGGTACGGCACCGTCGAGGAGATGGCCAACTGCGTGAGCTTCCTAGCACGCGGGGACACGTACGTCACGGGCGAGGTGCTTCGGGCCGACGGCGGATGGACGTCCGACGCTTGGCGATACCACGAAGATCGCGCGTGA
- a CDS encoding TRAP transporter large permease, with the protein MSEVLIIGTLFLGTLLVLYALGVSVGIAMGATCVIVMLSPFGRGLNPGLIAQQLLYGLNSFTLLAIPFYLLLGRLMNRIGMTQRIFSLANSLVGQFRGGIAHVNIVASMIFSGMSGLAVADAAGLGRVEYTAMRDQGYEKDISLGVTGSSAIIGPIIPPSVPIIIYAVLAEESIGELFLGGIIPGILIGIFLMALVFLIVHLRGYESEDSFDLGDCWKSLKEAVFPLFAPILIVGGILSGIFTATEAGAIAVVYTIFLGMFVYDELSLRGLFEELQYGMVETFSLTFIVGVASLYGLVALQLQLPILMAESITNFSGDPTIVILLLVGLLLVVGTFMETIAAITILVPIFMPILEITGIDPLHFGIVMILTLMLGLLTPPFGVILFVLEKVTDATLEEAMKAVLPYYVPILLVLLITIFVPEVVTYPVTELMGG; encoded by the coding sequence ATGAGTGAGGTGCTCATTATCGGCACTCTGTTCCTCGGGACGCTCTTGGTCCTGTACGCGCTCGGCGTCTCCGTTGGGATCGCCATGGGCGCCACCTGCGTCATCGTGATGCTATCTCCGTTCGGGCGCGGACTCAACCCCGGGCTGATCGCTCAACAGCTGCTCTACGGGCTCAACAGCTTCACGCTGCTCGCCATCCCGTTCTACCTGCTGCTGGGACGGTTGATGAACCGCATCGGGATGACACAGCGCATCTTCTCGCTGGCGAACTCACTCGTCGGGCAGTTCCGCGGGGGGATCGCCCACGTCAACATCGTCGCGAGCATGATCTTCTCGGGGATGTCCGGCCTCGCGGTCGCCGACGCCGCGGGACTCGGTCGCGTCGAGTACACCGCGATGCGCGACCAGGGGTACGAGAAAGACATCTCGCTGGGCGTCACCGGATCGTCCGCGATCATCGGCCCGATCATCCCGCCGAGCGTGCCGATCATCATCTACGCCGTGCTGGCCGAAGAGTCGATCGGCGAGCTGTTCCTCGGCGGGATCATCCCCGGGATCCTCATCGGTATCTTCCTGATGGCGCTCGTCTTCCTGATCGTGCACCTGCGGGGGTACGAGTCCGAGGATTCCTTCGATCTGGGGGATTGCTGGAAGAGCTTGAAGGAGGCGGTATTCCCGCTGTTTGCCCCGATACTCATCGTCGGCGGCATCCTCTCGGGTATTTTCACCGCCACCGAAGCGGGGGCCATCGCGGTCGTCTACACCATCTTCCTCGGGATGTTCGTCTACGACGAACTCTCCCTCCGGGGGCTGTTCGAGGAGCTCCAGTACGGGATGGTCGAGACGTTCTCGCTGACGTTCATCGTCGGCGTGGCGTCGCTGTACGGCCTCGTCGCGCTCCAGCTGCAGCTGCCGATCCTGATGGCCGAGTCGATCACGAACTTCTCGGGCGATCCCACGATCGTGATCCTGCTGCTGGTCGGGCTCCTGCTTGTCGTCGGGACGTTCATGGAGACCATCGCCGCGATCACGATCCTCGTTCCGATTTTCATGCCGATCCTGGAGATTACCGGAATCGATCCGCTCCACTTCGGCATCGTGATGATCCTGACGCTGATGCTGGGTCTGCTGACGCCGCCGTTCGGCGTCATCCTCTTTGTCCTAGAGAAGGTGACCGACGCGACGCTGGAAGAGGCGATGAAGGCAGTCTTGCCCTACTACGTGCCGATCCTCTTGGTGTTGCTGATCACCATCTTCGTCCCGGAGGTCGTCACGTACCCGGTGACCGAACTGATGGGCGGCTGA
- a CDS encoding mannonate dehydratase: protein MVDLAVVLPPQPDDRWQLAKQMGVTNAVVHTLEIGDGKTSWSYHDLLHTKNWYEDAGLDVSVIEGSVPLTDRVRLGLEGRDEDIEEFKEFIRHCGELDIPVVCYDWMVGIRWARTEAHVEARGGSLVTAYSDDRMHRDGAEQAVDASREQIWEALEYFLQEVTPVAEEAGVKLGLHPDDPPRESLGGVPRIVNSPEAYQRVLDCYDSEHNGITFCQGNFAAMGVDLPETIRRFGDRINFVHFRDVEGDADNFVETWHDEGPNDMLAAMEAYQEAVDDDVVMRPDHVPTMVGEDNSNPGYHTKGRLFAIGYMRGLMERTEQ from the coding sequence ATGGTCGACTTAGCGGTAGTCTTACCGCCACAGCCGGACGACAGATGGCAGCTCGCCAAACAGATGGGCGTGACCAACGCCGTCGTTCACACCTTGGAGATCGGTGACGGCAAAACGTCTTGGTCGTACCACGACCTGTTGCACACGAAGAACTGGTACGAGGACGCCGGGCTCGACGTCAGCGTCATCGAGGGGAGCGTCCCGCTGACCGACCGCGTCAGGCTTGGACTGGAGGGTCGCGACGAGGACATCGAGGAGTTCAAGGAGTTTATCAGGCACTGCGGGGAGCTCGACATCCCGGTCGTCTGTTACGACTGGATGGTCGGCATCCGCTGGGCGCGAACCGAGGCGCACGTCGAGGCGCGCGGTGGATCGCTAGTGACCGCATACTCCGACGATCGGATGCATAGGGACGGAGCCGAGCAGGCGGTCGACGCTTCTCGCGAGCAAATCTGGGAGGCCCTAGAGTACTTCCTCCAAGAAGTGACGCCTGTCGCGGAGGAGGCCGGGGTGAAACTCGGCCTCCATCCTGATGATCCCCCTCGGGAGTCGCTCGGCGGCGTCCCGCGCATCGTCAACAGCCCCGAGGCGTACCAGCGCGTTCTCGATTGCTACGACAGCGAACACAACGGGATCACGTTCTGCCAAGGCAACTTCGCCGCGATGGGCGTCGATCTGCCGGAGACGATCCGACGGTTCGGCGACCGCATCAACTTCGTCCACTTCCGCGACGTCGAGGGCGACGCCGACAACTTCGTCGAGACGTGGCACGACGAGGGCCCCAACGACATGCTCGCGGCGATGGAGGCCTACCAAGAGGCCGTCGATGACGACGTGGTGATGCGCCCCGACCACGTCCCGACGATGGTCGGAGAAGACAACTCGAATCCGGGCTACCACACGAAGGGGCGGCTCTTTGCGATCGGGTACATGCGGGGACTGATGGAACGGACCGAACAGTAA
- the gfo6 gene encoding D-xylose 1-dehydrogenase Gfo6, whose amino-acid sequence MEIEALADEFARRDWQEITETDDPVRFAMVGVGWWTREQAMPAVANGDLCETTVLVSGDREKAADVASSTPTVEHAITYDEFHEGAAGDAYDAVYVVTPNARHHPFVETAAELDKAILCEKPMEATVERAERMVEVCDEHDATLMIAYRMHTEPAVRRAKELLDEGVVGDPVFVNGNMTEPILDLVPDPDQWRLDGELSGGCAVMDIGLYPINTSRFLLGEDPVGVRGTVASVNEAFADVPDEHAAFQLDFPGHVYAVCTASQNAYMASHISVIGTEGRLRIDPAFYPWDDRALTVSRGGTTFDVDFEQVDQMEEEFEYFAHCLLAGEEPYPDGEHGLVDIEAIEAVYEASETDETVDLR is encoded by the coding sequence ATGGAGATCGAGGCCCTCGCCGACGAGTTCGCCCGGCGGGACTGGCAGGAGATCACCGAAACCGACGACCCGGTTCGGTTCGCCATGGTCGGCGTCGGCTGGTGGACCCGCGAGCAGGCGATGCCGGCCGTCGCGAACGGCGATCTCTGCGAGACGACCGTACTGGTCAGCGGCGACCGCGAGAAGGCTGCCGACGTGGCGTCGTCGACGCCGACCGTCGAGCACGCGATCACTTACGACGAGTTCCACGAGGGGGCAGCCGGCGACGCGTACGACGCCGTCTACGTCGTCACGCCGAACGCGCGCCATCACCCATTCGTCGAGACGGCCGCCGAACTGGACAAGGCGATCCTCTGCGAGAAGCCCATGGAGGCGACCGTCGAGCGCGCCGAGCGGATGGTCGAGGTCTGCGACGAGCACGACGCGACGCTGATGATCGCTTACCGGATGCACACCGAACCGGCGGTCCGCCGCGCGAAGGAGCTGCTCGACGAGGGCGTCGTCGGCGACCCCGTCTTCGTCAACGGGAATATGACCGAGCCGATCCTCGACCTAGTGCCCGATCCCGACCAGTGGCGGCTCGACGGCGAGCTCTCGGGCGGCTGCGCGGTCATGGACATCGGTCTGTACCCCATCAATACGAGCCGGTTCCTGCTCGGCGAGGACCCGGTCGGTGTCCGCGGCACGGTCGCCTCCGTGAATGAGGCGTTCGCGGACGTGCCGGACGAACACGCCGCGTTCCAGCTGGACTTTCCGGGCCACGTCTACGCGGTCTGTACCGCGAGCCAGAACGCCTACATGGCGAGTCACATCTCCGTCATCGGAACGGAGGGCCGCCTGCGGATCGACCCCGCCTTCTACCCGTGGGACGACCGCGCGCTCACCGTCTCCCGGGGCGGCACGACGTTCGACGTCGACTTCGAGCAGGTCGACCAGATGGAAGAGGAGTTCGAGTACTTCGCCCACTGCCTGCTCGCGGGCGAGGAACCGTACCCGGACGGCGAGCACGGCCTCGTCGACATCGAGGCGATCGAGGCCGTCTACGAGGCCTCGGAGACCGACGAGACGGTCGACCTGCGTTGA
- a CDS encoding UxaA family hydrolase: protein MKGTVLGDAGLYMTARDNVVTAIDDLEAGTEIPHDGVTVELAEAVPFGHKIALVAMEPGDAVVKYGETIGEAVEPIAPGEWVHTHNCESRRGRGDRAVGDGEVA from the coding sequence ATGAAGGGGACGGTCCTCGGCGACGCGGGGCTGTACATGACGGCCCGGGACAACGTCGTCACGGCTATCGACGACTTGGAGGCCGGCACGGAAATCCCGCACGACGGCGTGACGGTCGAACTCGCGGAGGCGGTCCCGTTCGGCCACAAGATCGCGCTGGTGGCGATGGAACCCGGTGACGCCGTCGTGAAGTACGGCGAGACGATCGGGGAGGCCGTCGAGCCGATCGCTCCCGGCGAGTGGGTGCACACGCACAACTGCGAGAGCAGGCGCGGCCGAGGCGACCGCGCCGTAGGCGACGGGGAGGTGGCCTGA
- a CDS encoding SDR family NAD(P)-dependent oxidoreductase: MSGDLDDTNAFVVGASRGIGRTIAEEYAARGADIAALARSGSALEEFAASLPTRCVPIECDVRDDEAVERAATTAVDTLGTIDTVVNSAGTIARGRLHEADEDDLTAVIDVNLVGALRVSKHLLPALMETEGTLIHVSSEAGSVGVPELPTYCASKGGLHAAVRQLAVDYGPDGVSVVAIAPGTTKTSMNEDVRERDPSWADDRAAGVPLGRLGEPEDISDLAAFLARDRSDYLTGEVIHVDGGSTA, translated from the coding sequence ATGTCTGGAGACCTCGACGATACGAACGCGTTCGTCGTCGGAGCGAGCCGCGGGATCGGAAGAACGATCGCCGAGGAGTACGCCGCTCGCGGCGCGGATATCGCCGCCCTCGCCCGGTCGGGATCGGCGCTGGAGGAGTTCGCGGCGTCGCTGCCGACCCGGTGCGTTCCGATCGAGTGCGACGTGCGGGACGACGAGGCCGTCGAGCGCGCCGCGACGACCGCGGTCGACACCCTCGGAACGATCGACACCGTCGTCAACAGCGCGGGGACGATCGCACGCGGGCGACTGCACGAGGCGGACGAGGACGACCTGACGGCGGTGATCGACGTGAACCTCGTCGGCGCGCTCCGGGTCAGCAAGCACCTGCTGCCCGCCCTGATGGAGACGGAGGGAACGCTCATCCACGTCTCCTCGGAAGCGGGATCGGTCGGCGTTCCGGAGCTACCGACGTACTGCGCCAGCAAGGGCGGCCTCCACGCCGCGGTCCGCCAGCTCGCGGTCGATTACGGTCCCGACGGCGTCTCGGTGGTGGCGATCGCTCCGGGGACGACGAAGACGTCGATGAACGAGGACGTGCGGGAGCGCGACCCATCGTGGGCCGACGATCGGGCGGCGGGCGTGCCGCTCGGTCGTCTGGGAGAACCGGAGGATATCAGCGATCTCGCGGCGTTTCTCGCGAGGGATCGGTCGGACTATCTCACGGGCGAGGTCATCCACGTCGATGGCGGGTCGACGGCCTGA